One window from the genome of Sphingomonas lacunae encodes:
- a CDS encoding N-acetylmuramoyl-L-alanine amidase, which produces MEMATIVIDPGHGGSKEIGDSSANNATSVSGVKEKDFTLDLAKRLRYSLLHGSAKAYAASKGKAVKVVLTRDKDENLGLSDRAQVAADSDADLFLSIHCNGHPDNPAAKVRGSEAFIDRKYMRPVYKVIAGKSYPQEGPGVPASGVRNVNVAEDAAYASRIVTAFVETLKAFDPGAKYRSNAYTATTNGETYRPPQGVKMTALGVLRDAKLGTTRNDCRACLLECEYIDNATVDQILNGARAVEVRNALAAALGKALIDSL; this is translated from the coding sequence ATGGAAATGGCCACGATTGTTATTGATCCGGGTCACGGTGGCTCCAAGGAAATTGGCGACAGCAGCGCCAACAACGCCACATCGGTGTCGGGCGTGAAGGAAAAGGACTTTACGCTCGATCTGGCAAAACGGCTGCGCTATTCCCTTCTCCACGGCTCGGCAAAGGCCTATGCGGCAAGCAAGGGCAAGGCAGTCAAGGTCGTGCTGACCCGCGACAAGGACGAAAATTTGGGCCTGTCTGACCGGGCACAGGTGGCGGCAGACAGCGATGCCGACCTGTTCCTCAGCATCCATTGCAATGGTCATCCGGATAATCCTGCCGCGAAAGTGCGTGGCAGCGAGGCATTCATTGACCGCAAATATATGCGCCCTGTCTACAAGGTAATCGCCGGCAAATCCTATCCCCAGGAAGGGCCCGGGGTGCCAGCGTCAGGCGTGCGCAACGTCAATGTAGCGGAAGATGCGGCTTATGCGTCGCGCATTGTCACCGCCTTTGTCGAGACATTGAAGGCTTTTGATCCCGGCGCGAAATATCGGTCGAACGCGTATACCGCCACGACCAATGGCGAGACCTATCGCCCCCCGCAAGGCGTCAAAATGACCGCACTGGGCGTGCTGCGTGACGCAAAGTTGGGCACCACCCGCAATGATTGTCGCGCCTGCCTGTTGGAATGCGAATATATCGACAATGCGACGGTCGACCAGATATTGAACGGAGCGCGGGCGGTGGAAGTGCGCAACGCGCTGGCTGCGGCACTCGGCAAGGCGTTGATCGACAGTCTCTAA
- the dinB gene encoding DNA polymerase IV, whose protein sequence is MSAPHSKPLPGLRKIIHVDMDAFYASVEQRDNPALRGRPVAVGGSSKRGVVAAASYEARKFGVRSAMPSVTAARQCPDLIFVKPRFDVYRAVSQQIRAIFHEVADAVEPLSLDEAYLDVSSDKGGFGSATATARHIRARIREVTGLTASAGVSTNKLIAKLASDQNKPDGLTIVPPGQEAAFVQTLSVRRLHGVGPVTAGRLEAMGLHSVASLAACPREELAKEFKSSADWLLAMAHGIDERPVREDRQRKSLGAERTFETDLTEPEELHRALAMINDAVWERSERGGDGPARTVTLKLKFADFRQITRSRTTEQTVHDRATLDRLSAELLDAELPPPLGIRLMGVTLSGFAVQEAEPVEDLPLFAGA, encoded by the coding sequence ATGTCCGCCCCGCATTCAAAGCCATTGCCTGGCCTGCGCAAAATCATCCATGTCGATATGGATGCCTTTTACGCATCGGTGGAGCAGCGGGATAATCCCGCCTTGCGCGGGCGACCGGTAGCGGTCGGCGGATCGAGCAAACGCGGGGTGGTGGCAGCGGCAAGTTATGAGGCGCGCAAATTTGGCGTGCGATCAGCGATGCCTTCGGTCACAGCCGCGCGCCAATGCCCGGACCTGATCTTCGTCAAGCCCCGGTTCGACGTCTATCGCGCTGTATCGCAACAGATACGCGCCATCTTTCACGAAGTCGCCGATGCCGTCGAGCCGCTGTCTCTCGATGAGGCCTATCTGGATGTCAGCAGCGACAAGGGCGGATTCGGCAGCGCGACGGCGACTGCCCGCCATATCCGCGCCCGCATCCGCGAGGTCACAGGGCTGACCGCATCCGCCGGGGTTTCGACCAACAAGCTGATCGCCAAGCTGGCGTCGGACCAGAACAAGCCCGATGGGCTGACCATCGTGCCACCGGGGCAGGAGGCGGCCTTTGTCCAGACATTGTCGGTGCGGCGGCTGCACGGCGTTGGACCAGTGACGGCGGGGCGGCTCGAAGCGATGGGCCTGCACAGCGTCGCGAGCCTCGCCGCCTGCCCGCGCGAGGAACTTGCGAAAGAGTTCAAGTCCAGCGCCGACTGGCTGCTGGCGATGGCGCATGGCATTGATGAACGGCCGGTTCGCGAGGACCGGCAACGCAAATCCCTTGGCGCCGAACGGACATTCGAGACTGATTTGACCGAGCCCGAGGAACTGCACCGTGCTCTGGCGATGATCAATGATGCGGTGTGGGAACGCAGCGAGCGTGGCGGTGACGGCCCGGCTCGGACGGTTACTCTCAAGCTCAAATTTGCGGATTTCCGGCAGATCACCCGGTCACGCACCACCGAACAGACAGTGCATGACCGTGCGACGCTTGACCGTTTGTCAGCCGAATTGCTCGACGCTGAATTGCCACCGCCGCTCGGTATCCGGCTGATGGGCGTCACCCTGAGCGGCTTTGCCGTGCAGGAAGCCGAACCGGTCGAGGACCTGCCGCTTTTTGCCGGGGCGTAA
- a CDS encoding acyl-CoA dehydrogenase, whose amino-acid sequence MSYRPPVTEQRFVLDHVVRIGELAAHERFADATPDMVDAIVEGIGQLAEGEYAPLNRFGDVNNPKWSPTGVTMPEGFKAAYKAFVEGGWGSIDGPTAYGGQGLPFSLANVIIESLGTANMGFTLINILTPGAIHALMAYGSEEQKATWLPKLVSGEWNGTMNLTEPGAGSDVGALRSTAELVTDGPMAGQYKIRGQKIYITFGEHDLTDNIVHLVLARTPGAPEGTRGISLFLVPKYRLDADGRPTIDNGVRCRSIEHKLGLHNSPTCVMAYGEDGDSYGEMIGSEFGGMRAMFVMMNAARLLVGNQGIQISERATQHALRYAADRVQSARASDPAAGPVAIIEHPDVRRMLLRMKALTEGARALVYYAAGQSDRGTLGDDAARARTDILIPLAKAWPTDIGCEVASLGIQIHGGMGFVEETGAAQHYRDARIAPIYEGTNGIQAADLVGRKLSMGNGEPLSALVADIRAGAQGEGNLLALAAACADVTDWMRAASVDDRLAGSVDYLAMMAVATAGWLMRIQHDAAKAALAAGEGDPDFLNAKIATARFFLDRIVPEALGRKAGATAGAADLYSLKASQLVA is encoded by the coding sequence ATGAGCTATCGTCCCCCCGTCACCGAACAGCGTTTTGTCCTCGATCATGTCGTGCGGATCGGCGAGCTCGCTGCGCATGAGCGCTTCGCGGACGCCACGCCCGACATGGTCGATGCGATTGTCGAGGGGATCGGCCAGCTGGCGGAAGGGGAATATGCCCCGCTCAACCGCTTTGGTGATGTCAACAACCCCAAATGGTCGCCCACTGGCGTCACCATGCCCGAAGGGTTCAAGGCGGCGTACAAGGCCTTTGTCGAGGGCGGCTGGGGAAGCATCGACGGACCGACGGCCTATGGCGGGCAGGGCCTGCCGTTCAGCCTTGCCAATGTGATCATCGAATCGCTGGGTACCGCCAACATGGGCTTCACCCTGATCAACATCCTCACCCCCGGCGCGATCCACGCGCTGATGGCCTATGGCAGCGAGGAGCAAAAGGCGACCTGGCTGCCCAAGCTGGTGTCGGGTGAATGGAACGGCACGATGAACCTGACCGAACCGGGCGCGGGCAGCGATGTCGGTGCCTTGCGCTCGACCGCCGAGTTGGTGACCGACGGGCCGATGGCGGGCCAGTACAAGATCCGCGGCCAGAAAATCTACATCACCTTTGGCGAGCATGACCTCACCGACAATATTGTTCACCTCGTGCTCGCCCGCACGCCGGGAGCGCCCGAGGGGACGCGCGGCATTTCGCTGTTCCTCGTCCCCAAATATCGCCTTGATGCCGATGGCAGGCCGACCATCGACAATGGCGTGCGATGCCGCAGCATCGAGCACAAGCTGGGCCTGCATAACTCGCCGACCTGCGTCATGGCCTATGGCGAGGATGGTGACAGCTATGGCGAGATGATCGGTAGCGAATTTGGCGGCATGCGCGCCATGTTCGTGATGATGAACGCTGCCCGCCTGCTGGTCGGCAACCAGGGCATCCAGATCAGCGAACGCGCCACCCAGCATGCGCTGCGCTATGCCGCTGACCGGGTGCAATCGGCCCGCGCCAGCGATCCCGCCGCCGGGCCGGTGGCGATCATCGAGCATCCCGATGTCCGGCGGATGCTGCTGCGCATGAAGGCGCTGACCGAGGGTGCGCGCGCGCTGGTCTATTATGCCGCCGGACAGTCGGATCGCGGCACGCTGGGCGATGACGCCGCCCGGGCCCGCACCGATATCCTTATCCCGCTGGCCAAGGCCTGGCCGACCGACATTGGCTGCGAAGTCGCCAGCCTTGGCATCCAGATCCACGGCGGCATGGGCTTTGTCGAGGAAACCGGCGCCGCCCAGCATTATCGCGATGCCCGCATTGCCCCCATCTATGAAGGCACCAACGGCATTCAGGCGGCCGATCTTGTGGGCCGCAAGCTCAGCATGGGCAATGGCGAGCCGCTGTCCGCTCTCGTCGCCGACATTCGCGCCGGAGCGCAAGGCGAGGGCAATCTTCTCGCGCTCGCTGCAGCTTGCGCCGACGTGACCGACTGGATGCGCGCCGCCAGCGTTGATGACCGGCTTGCCGGCAGCGTCGATTATTTGGCGATGATGGCGGTGGCCACCGCCGGCTGGCTGATGCGCATCCAGCATGACGCGGCAAAGGCAGCGCTGGCCGCGGGCGAGGGCGATCCTGACTTTCTCAACGCCAAAATCGCCACCGCCCGCTTCTTCCTCGACCGCATCGTCCCCGAGGCGCTGGGCCGCAAGGCGGGTGCGACGGCTGGGGCAGCTGACCTATACAGCCTTAAGGCCAGCCAACTGGTCGCCTGA
- a CDS encoding L-threonylcarbamoyladenylate synthase — protein sequence MTGSNPPDGETPPAARCLPLGDEAVTEGAALIRAGQCVAVPTETVYGLAADATNAESVARIYATKGRPSFNPLIVHVSDRTMAERLGQFDALAARIADQWWPGPLTIVVPRTPDCSVASIATAGLDTIALRMPAHPAMRSLIAAAGVPLAAPSANASGGVSPTKARHVLASLDGRLSLVIDGGTCTRGLESTIVRPMGDHVVILRPGPVTAEEISAGLGVPVTDDLSGKISAPGQLASHYAPGKPVLLDQAEPVEGAFMIGFGPGPCDYCLSRRGDLTEAAARLFDALHAGAASDCATIAVAPIPHEGLGAAINDRLARAAV from the coding sequence GTGACTGGCTCAAATCCACCTGATGGCGAGACGCCCCCGGCAGCCCGATGCCTGCCGCTGGGCGACGAGGCCGTAACGGAAGGCGCGGCCCTGATCCGCGCCGGTCAGTGCGTCGCCGTGCCGACCGAGACAGTCTATGGCCTCGCCGCCGATGCCACCAACGCCGAATCAGTGGCGCGAATCTATGCCACCAAGGGCCGACCCAGCTTCAACCCGCTGATCGTGCACGTGTCCGACCGGACGATGGCTGAGCGGCTGGGACAATTTGACGCCCTCGCGGCCCGGATCGCCGACCAGTGGTGGCCGGGACCGTTGACCATCGTCGTCCCGCGCACCCCCGATTGCTCCGTCGCCAGCATCGCCACGGCAGGGCTCGACACGATTGCATTGAGGATGCCCGCGCATCCGGCGATGCGTTCGCTGATCGCTGCTGCCGGCGTGCCGCTCGCCGCGCCGAGCGCCAATGCGAGCGGCGGCGTCTCCCCGACCAAGGCGCGGCATGTTCTGGCGAGCCTGGACGGGCGCCTATCGCTGGTGATCGACGGCGGCACCTGCACCCGCGGGCTCGAATCGACAATCGTCCGGCCGATGGGTGACCATGTCGTGATACTGCGTCCCGGCCCGGTGACGGCGGAGGAGATCAGCGCGGGGCTGGGCGTGCCGGTGACCGATGATCTGTCAGGAAAGATCAGTGCACCAGGGCAACTGGCCAGCCATTATGCGCCGGGCAAACCAGTGCTGCTCGATCAGGCCGAACCGGTCGAAGGCGCCTTCATGATAGGCTTTGGTCCCGGCCCTTGCGACTATTGCCTCAGCCGCCGCGGTGACCTGACCGAAGCGGCGGCACGGCTGTTCGACGCGCTTCACGCCGGGGCAGCAAGCGATTGCGCCACTATCGCGGTTGCGCCCATCCCGCACGAAGGGCTGGGTGCGGCGATCAACGATCGCCTGGCGCGCGCGGCGGTGTAA
- the galU gene encoding UTP--glucose-1-phosphate uridylyltransferase GalU translates to MKQVRKAVFPVAGMGTRFLPATKVVPKEMLPIVDRPLIQYAVDEAIEAGIEQMIFVTGRGKNAIEDHFDIAYELERTMADRGKDVTILDGTRLKPGNAAFVRQQEPLGLGHAIWCARDIVGDEPFAIFLPDEFMLGTPGNGCMKQMVDAYATTGGNLISVLEVPHDQVSSYGVIAPGGRNGAITEVTGLVEKPKVEEAPSNLIISGRYILQPDVMRVLETQAKGAGGEIQLTDAMARMIGTQPFNAVTFDGRRFDCGSHLGYVEANVAVALERSHLADPLRASMRAMLDR, encoded by the coding sequence GTGAAACAGGTACGCAAGGCAGTTTTTCCGGTCGCGGGCATGGGGACCCGCTTCCTTCCCGCGACCAAGGTCGTCCCCAAGGAAATGCTGCCGATCGTTGACCGGCCGCTGATCCAATATGCCGTCGATGAGGCTATCGAAGCCGGCATCGAGCAGATGATCTTTGTCACCGGTCGCGGCAAGAATGCGATCGAGGACCATTTTGACATCGCCTATGAGCTCGAACGGACCATGGCCGACCGGGGCAAGGATGTGACCATCCTTGACGGCACCCGGCTGAAACCCGGCAACGCCGCCTTTGTCCGCCAGCAGGAACCGCTCGGTCTGGGCCATGCTATCTGGTGCGCGCGCGACATTGTCGGTGACGAGCCCTTTGCCATTTTCCTGCCCGACGAATTCATGCTCGGTACGCCCGGCAATGGCTGCATGAAGCAGATGGTCGACGCCTATGCCACCACCGGCGGCAACCTCATCTCGGTGCTCGAAGTGCCGCATGACCAGGTGTCGAGCTATGGCGTCATCGCGCCAGGCGGTCGCAATGGCGCAATCACCGAAGTGACTGGCCTTGTCGAAAAGCCAAAGGTCGAAGAGGCCCCGTCGAACCTCATCATCTCGGGCCGTTACATACTCCAGCCGGACGTTATGCGCGTGCTCGAAACACAGGCCAAGGGTGCCGGCGGTGAGATCCAGCTGACCGACGCCATGGCGCGGATGATCGGTACGCAGCCGTTCAACGCCGTGACCTTTGACGGCCGCCGCTTCGATTGCGGCTCGCACCTCGGCTATGTCGAGGCGAATGTTGCCGTTGCGCTGGAGCGGTCACATCTCGCCGATCCGCTGCGCGCCTCGATGCGGGCGATGCTGGACCGATAA
- the msrA gene encoding peptide-methionine (S)-S-oxide reductase MsrA: protein MAADTAIFAGGCFWCTEAVFKSLAGVSDVESGYIGGSVDNPTYKAVCSGTTGHAEAIRIGFDPDVISYDDLLDVHFATHDPTQLNRQGNDIGTQYRTAIFPLNEAQEASARAAITRAQANHAAPIVTTIEQGQWWPAEEYHQDYWVGEGQGNPYCLAVIPPKLAKLRKGFADRLA from the coding sequence ATGGCCGCTGACACCGCAATTTTCGCCGGAGGCTGTTTCTGGTGCACCGAAGCGGTGTTCAAAAGCCTCGCCGGGGTAAGCGATGTAGAGAGCGGCTACATCGGCGGCTCGGTCGACAACCCGACCTACAAGGCGGTGTGCAGCGGCACAACCGGCCATGCCGAGGCTATCCGTATCGGCTTTGACCCGGACGTGATCAGCTATGACGATCTGCTTGATGTGCATTTCGCGACGCATGACCCGACCCAGCTCAACCGGCAGGGCAATGACATTGGCACGCAATATCGTACCGCCATCTTCCCGCTGAACGAGGCGCAGGAAGCATCGGCCCGGGCTGCCATCACCCGGGCACAGGCCAATCATGCCGCCCCGATCGTTACCACCATCGAACAGGGCCAATGGTGGCCGGCGGAAGAGTATCACCAAGATTATTGGGTTGGAGAGGGGCAGGGCAATCCTTATTGCCTGGCGGTCATCCCGCCCAAACTTGCGAAGCTGCGCAAGGGGTTTGCCGACCGGCTTGCCTGA
- a CDS encoding M48 family metalloprotease: MAIVGEQVMSGGSVWAGRWSWLATAALFAAMLPGLAPATAQTTSPSQDPSSSPVPPPSAPADTAPARPQTAQDRLTTWRKQEDRVLAIGERISVAAANAGWCDPGQSLGWTLGEIGQYPKDLRQAVKNQWRLPEGAVLFVASVAPDGAAARAGITPGMAIVSLAGRSPMRNPYAMPSRHALEASERLIARRLENGPLQFETLANDGTRRSWELQSRPACPTRFELSDETEEQAYADGRVVQVTAGMGTYTDGNDEELAAVMAHELAHNILRHIARSQEAGTPNDYTRYLNRYSRVSRKMEEEADRLSVWILHIAGYTPSAPVTFWQRFGPNHDSAHPYGRLHDPWRTRVAALEDELRLMRAALAADPQARPALLELRHVVPIFGQP, translated from the coding sequence ATGGCGATCGTTGGGGAACAGGTGATGAGCGGAGGATCGGTGTGGGCGGGACGGTGGTCATGGCTTGCAACCGCAGCCCTGTTTGCCGCCATGCTGCCTGGTCTGGCCCCGGCCACGGCGCAAACGACGTCGCCCTCACAAGATCCCTCATCATCACCGGTACCTCCGCCCTCTGCGCCGGCCGATACGGCACCGGCACGTCCGCAGACGGCACAGGACCGATTGACGACATGGCGCAAGCAGGAAGACCGTGTCCTCGCCATTGGTGAGCGCATATCGGTTGCAGCGGCCAATGCCGGCTGGTGCGATCCGGGGCAATCGCTGGGCTGGACTCTTGGAGAAATCGGCCAATATCCCAAAGACTTGCGACAGGCGGTGAAGAACCAGTGGCGATTGCCTGAAGGCGCCGTTTTGTTCGTCGCTTCGGTTGCGCCGGACGGGGCAGCGGCCCGTGCGGGAATTACGCCGGGGATGGCAATTGTCTCGCTTGCTGGTCGCTCGCCGATGCGCAATCCCTATGCCATGCCGTCGCGCCATGCACTTGAAGCGAGCGAACGGTTGATCGCGCGAAGGCTGGAAAACGGACCGCTCCAGTTCGAAACACTGGCCAATGATGGCACCCGGCGAAGCTGGGAATTGCAATCGCGCCCTGCGTGTCCGACCCGTTTCGAGCTGTCTGACGAAACCGAGGAGCAGGCCTATGCCGATGGACGTGTGGTACAGGTAACCGCCGGCATGGGCACCTATACCGACGGCAATGATGAAGAACTTGCCGCCGTCATGGCGCATGAACTGGCGCATAACATATTGCGCCATATTGCCCGCAGCCAAGAAGCGGGCACGCCGAACGACTATACCCGCTACCTCAACCGCTATTCGCGCGTTTCTCGCAAGATGGAGGAAGAAGCCGATCGCTTGTCGGTGTGGATACTCCACATTGCCGGCTATACGCCCAGCGCGCCGGTGACCTTTTGGCAGCGTTTTGGCCCCAATCATGACAGTGCGCACCCCTATGGTCGTCTGCATGATCCCTGGCGGACCCGCGTTGCTGCACTGGAGGATGAATTGCGGCTGATGCGGGCGGCGCTCGCGGCGGATCCGCAAGCCCGGCCGGCGCTGCTGGAGCTGCGTCACGTGGTCCCGATATTTGGCCAGCCCTGA
- a CDS encoding long-chain-fatty-acid--CoA ligase, which produces MTSASPRPAFDPSGPWSRHYEHPSEWDMRFPPLSLPDMFLSSALRFGPRPLLDFMGRRYSYTRVAEGVRRFAAGLQAMGVGKGDRVGLFLPNVPHYLAAYYGALLAGATVVNFSPLYTVDELNHQVEDSGARLLVTLSATALLPAAFKVLQGSSLERLIVGSVAGVLPPVKSLAYRLFKRAERVDIPDDPRITRFSSLIDNAGYVAAPLIDPEQDVALIQYTGGTTGTPKGARLTHQNLTANARQVNAIDPEQDREDRILGVLPFFHVFANTAVLNRTVLNGGQIVMLPRFDAAQALAAVRRTRVTAMPGVPTMYQALLDHPDMARTDWSSLRVCISGGAPMAAELKARFEAATGSKLVEGYGLTESAGVVSCNPYESGGRSGTIGQPIPATMVRLVDKEDPTRPAPDGEPGEIVVAGPQIMQGYWNRPEADADSFVRLESGDWLRTGDVGTIDSDGYIRIVDRLKDMIAVGGFKVYPSTIETLLYAHPAVKEALVIGVPDAYRGESPRAYVTLNAEAPGVSAADLTHWLNDQLGKHERVDAVVIRDSMPKTMIGKLDRKALRAEIASQDVGE; this is translated from the coding sequence ATGACCAGCGCCTCCCCCCGGCCGGCCTTTGACCCAAGCGGTCCATGGTCGCGCCATTATGAGCATCCCTCTGAATGGGACATGCGGTTCCCGCCACTGTCGCTGCCCGACATGTTCCTCTCCTCGGCGCTGCGCTTCGGTCCCCGGCCGCTGCTCGATTTCATGGGTCGCCGCTACAGCTACACGCGGGTGGCAGAGGGCGTCCGCCGCTTTGCCGCAGGCTTGCAGGCAATGGGCGTGGGCAAGGGCGACCGGGTCGGCCTGTTCCTGCCCAATGTGCCCCATTATCTCGCGGCTTATTATGGCGCGCTGCTCGCGGGCGCGACGGTGGTCAATTTCTCGCCGCTCTATACGGTCGATGAACTGAACCATCAGGTGGAGGATTCGGGCGCGCGCCTGCTTGTCACCCTATCGGCCACGGCGCTTTTGCCCGCCGCGTTCAAGGTGTTGCAGGGATCAAGCCTTGAGCGGCTGATCGTCGGTTCGGTGGCCGGCGTGCTGCCACCGGTGAAATCGCTGGCCTATCGCCTGTTCAAGCGGGCCGAGCGGGTGGATATCCCCGACGATCCGCGCATCACCCGCTTTTCCTCGCTGATCGACAATGCCGGCTATGTCGCCGCACCTCTGATCGATCCGGAACAGGATGTGGCGCTGATCCAGTATACCGGCGGCACCACAGGTACGCCCAAGGGCGCGCGCCTGACGCACCAGAATCTCACCGCCAATGCGCGGCAGGTCAATGCGATTGACCCGGAACAAGACCGTGAGGACCGGATACTCGGCGTGCTTCCCTTTTTCCATGTGTTTGCCAATACGGCTGTGCTGAACCGCACCGTGCTCAACGGCGGGCAGATTGTCATGCTCCCCCGATTTGACGCTGCCCAGGCGCTGGCTGCCGTCCGGCGAACAAGGGTCACCGCCATGCCGGGCGTCCCGACCATGTATCAGGCGTTGCTCGATCATCCCGACATGGCGCGTACCGACTGGTCGTCTTTGCGGGTTTGCATTTCGGGCGGTGCGCCGATGGCCGCCGAGCTCAAGGCGCGGTTCGAGGCGGCGACCGGATCAAAACTGGTCGAAGGCTATGGCCTGACTGAGAGCGCGGGAGTCGTCAGCTGCAATCCTTATGAAAGTGGCGGTCGAAGCGGAACCATTGGCCAGCCAATCCCCGCGACCATGGTGCGGCTGGTGGACAAGGAAGATCCCACCCGACCGGCACCGGATGGCGAACCCGGAGAGATTGTCGTTGCCGGGCCCCAGATCATGCAGGGCTATTGGAACAGGCCCGAAGCCGATGCCGACAGCTTTGTCCGGCTGGAGAGTGGCGACTGGCTGCGCACCGGTGATGTCGGCACCATTGATTCCGACGGCTATATCCGTATCGTTGACCGGCTGAAGGACATGATCGCTGTCGGCGGGTTCAAGGTGTATCCCTCGACCATCGAAACGCTGCTTTATGCGCATCCTGCCGTCAAGGAGGCGCTGGTGATCGGCGTCCCCGATGCCTACCGCGGCGAAAGCCCGCGCGCCTATGTGACGCTCAACGCGGAGGCTCCGGGAGTCAGCGCGGCAGATCTCACTCACTGGCTCAATGATCAACTGGGCAAGCATGAACGGGTTGATGCTGTCGTGATCCGGGACAGCATGCCCAAGACGATGATCGGCAAGCTTGACCGCAAGGCATTGAGAGCGGAGATTGCCAGTCAGGATGTCGGGGAGTGA
- a CDS encoding tyrosine recombinase XerC → MSDDAPLHPLVAAWRDRLALEQRRSIHTVRAYVATAQRLCDFLMRYHGEVPTAASLGTLGPADLRAFLADRRGDGLSNASTARELSAVRGFLAFAGGAVATVPAVRGPRVKRGLPRPVSPDQAIDLAGEIADTAREPWIGARDFAVLLLLYGAGLRIGEALSLDGSALDSRDVLRVTGKRGKTRQVPLLPQIREALADYVALCPWPPAKGEPLFRGARGGPLSPALIRRSVQGARRRLGLSDRTTPHALRHSFATHLLAAGADLRSLQELLGHASLTSTQVYTAVDTARLLDVYASAHPRA, encoded by the coding sequence ATGAGTGACGACGCACCCCTTCACCCCCTGGTCGCCGCATGGCGAGACCGGCTGGCGCTGGAGCAGCGGCGGTCGATCCACACCGTCCGTGCCTATGTCGCTACTGCCCAACGGCTGTGTGATTTCCTGATGCGCTATCATGGCGAGGTGCCAACCGCGGCCAGCCTAGGCACGCTCGGCCCGGCGGACCTGCGCGCCTTTCTGGCCGACCGGCGCGGCGATGGCCTGTCCAATGCCTCGACGGCAAGGGAATTGTCCGCCGTGCGGGGATTCCTCGCCTTTGCCGGGGGCGCGGTAGCAACCGTCCCGGCGGTGCGCGGCCCGCGGGTCAAGCGCGGCCTGCCGCGACCGGTGTCCCCGGATCAGGCAATCGATCTTGCCGGAGAGATTGCCGACACGGCGCGCGAACCCTGGATCGGTGCGCGCGACTTTGCCGTGCTCCTGCTGCTCTATGGCGCGGGCTTGCGTATCGGAGAGGCACTGTCGCTCGATGGAAGCGCACTGGACTCGCGGGACGTGCTGCGCGTCACCGGCAAACGCGGCAAGACCCGGCAGGTGCCGTTGTTGCCGCAGATACGCGAAGCGCTGGCCGATTATGTCGCGCTTTGCCCATGGCCACCCGCCAAGGGTGAGCCGCTTTTCCGGGGTGCTCGGGGCGGTCCGCTCAGCCCGGCGCTGATCCGCCGCTCGGTGCAGGGCGCGCGCCGCCGGCTCGGCCTCAGCGACCGCACCACGCCCCATGCGCTGCGCCACAGTTTTGCCACGCACCTGCTCGCCGCCGGGGCAGATCTCAGAAGTTTGCAGGAACTGCTCGGCCACGCCAGCCTGACCTCGACACAGGTCTATACAGCGGTCGATACCGCGCGCCTGCTTGACGTCTATGCGAGCGCGCATCCGCGTGCCTGA